The Mesobacillus jeotgali genome window below encodes:
- the yqiS gene encoding phosphate butyryltransferase, whose product MKLDSLISMASQDGRKTVAVAAAEDSEVLEAVAKAVNLKLADFLLYGNEGEIERMIAAEHPVLADSSSVKIISAPNNTLAAEMAVKAVKNKEADVVMKGNIPTAVILKAVLNKEYGLRTGAVLSHVAVFEVPGYDRFTIVTDAAMNISPDVEQKAQIIKNAVKVAHSIGIDLPKVAPLAAVEVINPAMQATVDAASLTMMNKRGQIPGCIVDGPLALDNAVSQIAAEHKGIKSEVAGKADILLVPAIEVGNVLYKSLIYFANAKVGAVIAGAKAPIVLTSRADSAESKLYSLALALCSASK is encoded by the coding sequence ATGAAACTAGACTCACTCATCAGCATGGCATCCCAAGATGGCAGGAAAACAGTAGCTGTTGCAGCTGCTGAAGATTCAGAGGTATTAGAAGCAGTTGCCAAAGCTGTTAATCTGAAGCTTGCCGATTTTCTTCTTTATGGTAATGAGGGAGAAATTGAGAGGATGATTGCAGCCGAGCATCCAGTCCTTGCAGACAGCTCTAGCGTTAAAATAATTTCCGCACCAAATAATACTCTCGCTGCAGAAATGGCTGTGAAAGCAGTCAAAAACAAAGAGGCCGATGTCGTAATGAAGGGGAATATCCCTACTGCTGTGATTTTAAAGGCTGTCCTGAATAAAGAATATGGACTCAGGACAGGAGCCGTTCTATCTCACGTGGCGGTATTTGAAGTGCCGGGCTATGATCGATTTACAATTGTTACCGATGCAGCGATGAATATTTCACCGGACGTTGAGCAAAAAGCCCAAATCATCAAGAATGCAGTGAAGGTAGCTCATTCTATAGGTATTGATTTGCCGAAAGTGGCACCACTCGCAGCCGTGGAAGTGATCAATCCTGCGATGCAGGCAACAGTAGATGCTGCATCATTAACGATGATGAACAAAAGAGGACAAATTCCTGGCTGCATTGTGGATGGTCCGCTTGCCCTTGATAATGCGGTATCGCAGATTGCTGCGGAACATAAGGGAATCAAAAGTGAAGTCGCAGGAAAGGCGGATATACTCTTGGTGCCTGCAATCGAGGTTGGGAACGTTCTTTATAAATCATTAATTTACTTTGCCAATGCAAAAGTTGGCGCAGTCATTGCCGGGGCAAAAGCTCCAATCGTGTTAACATCCAGAGCCGACTCTGCTGAAAGCAAACTATATTCACTTGCATTAGCGTTATGCTCTGCTTCTAAATAA
- a CDS encoding sigma-54-dependent Fis family transcriptional regulator: MQRVMIVGAGKGGMAILDIFKQTADVVAVVDINPDAPGIIAAQKAGIQTGSDWHKYISDQLDIIIEVTGEDDVFKELRDARGKNTVLIPGSVAFLLATLLEEKEELIKTLRKITYEHDLIFNSSGDGMVVINTEGIVTLFNKSAEKIIGTTREQAEGKHVSEIIPASKLPRVLNTRKVESNRELVLPNGSKIITTRIPIIDENDQLIGAFSVFKDITEVVNLAEEITNLKEIQTMLQAIINSSDEAISVVDEDGRGILINPAYTRITGLKEEEVIGQPATADISEGESMHMKVLKTRRPVRGTAMRVGPNKKEVVVNVAPIIVDGKLKGSVGVIHDMSEIQNLNRELTRARQIIRTLEAKYSFEDIIGQSEEMTIPIEQAKLGAKTPATVLLRGESGTGKELFAHAIHNASDRKFNKFIRVNCAAISESLLESELFGYEEGAFSGAKRGGKRGFFEEANNGSIFLDEIGELPANTQAKLLRVLQEREIVRVGGTKPVQINVRVIAATNMNLEKAIANGSFREDLYYRLNRMPIHIPPLRRRKEDIPLLCERLIQKINQDYGRNVEGVSDEAIKRLMAYDWPGNVRELENVLGRAIIFLSYSETIIRIEHLPDLPNSQVKDKDDHIGESGPADTLAVQLEKYEAKVIKSTLNAVNGNKTAAARALGVSVRNLYYKLEKYHIEASSMQ; encoded by the coding sequence ATGCAAAGAGTAATGATTGTAGGAGCAGGTAAGGGTGGAATGGCCATTCTTGATATTTTCAAGCAGACTGCAGATGTAGTTGCTGTGGTTGATATAAACCCCGATGCTCCAGGGATTATCGCAGCACAAAAAGCAGGGATCCAGACCGGTTCAGACTGGCATAAATACATTTCCGATCAGTTGGATATCATCATTGAAGTGACCGGTGAAGACGATGTCTTCAAGGAATTAAGGGATGCTCGCGGTAAAAACACAGTGCTGATACCAGGAAGTGTCGCATTTCTCCTGGCTACGCTTTTGGAAGAAAAGGAAGAACTGATAAAAACTCTCAGGAAAATTACATATGAACATGACTTGATTTTCAACTCTTCTGGTGATGGCATGGTGGTCATCAATACAGAAGGAATTGTAACCTTGTTCAATAAGAGTGCGGAAAAAATAATCGGAACAACAAGGGAACAGGCAGAAGGAAAACATGTTTCCGAAATCATACCTGCAAGCAAGCTTCCAAGAGTTCTTAACACCAGGAAGGTAGAGTCCAATCGGGAATTGGTGCTTCCAAACGGGTCGAAAATCATCACGACAAGGATTCCGATCATAGATGAAAATGACCAATTGATTGGAGCATTCTCAGTATTCAAGGATATTACTGAAGTTGTGAATCTTGCGGAAGAGATAACAAACTTAAAAGAAATTCAAACAATGCTTCAGGCAATCATCAACTCCAGCGATGAAGCCATCTCTGTAGTAGATGAGGATGGCCGGGGAATCCTGATCAACCCTGCTTATACGAGGATAACCGGACTGAAGGAAGAGGAAGTAATCGGACAGCCGGCAACCGCTGATATATCTGAAGGCGAGAGCATGCATATGAAGGTGCTTAAAACGAGGAGGCCGGTCCGTGGTACGGCAATGCGCGTTGGACCTAATAAAAAAGAGGTTGTTGTCAATGTAGCGCCTATCATAGTAGATGGGAAACTTAAGGGAAGTGTCGGGGTCATCCATGATATGTCGGAGATCCAGAACTTAAACCGTGAGCTGACACGAGCAAGGCAGATTATCAGGACCCTTGAAGCGAAATACTCGTTTGAGGATATAATAGGCCAATCTGAAGAAATGACGATTCCGATTGAACAAGCAAAGCTCGGGGCGAAAACTCCTGCAACTGTCCTGCTGCGAGGGGAATCGGGAACAGGCAAGGAATTGTTTGCCCATGCAATACACAATGCGAGCGACCGGAAGTTCAACAAATTCATCCGGGTTAATTGTGCGGCAATTTCAGAATCGCTGCTCGAGAGCGAACTCTTCGGATACGAAGAAGGTGCTTTTTCAGGTGCAAAACGTGGAGGGAAACGGGGATTTTTTGAGGAAGCCAATAACGGCAGTATCTTTCTTGATGAAATTGGAGAATTGCCTGCCAATACCCAGGCGAAACTGCTCCGGGTCCTGCAGGAGAGAGAAATAGTCCGGGTTGGTGGAACAAAGCCCGTACAGATCAATGTAAGGGTCATTGCCGCGACAAATATGAACCTTGAAAAGGCGATTGCGAATGGCAGTTTTAGAGAAGACTTATACTATCGTCTCAACAGGATGCCGATTCATATACCTCCACTGAGAAGAAGGAAGGAAGACATTCCGCTCCTCTGTGAAAGATTGATTCAAAAAATCAATCAAGACTATGGCCGTAACGTTGAAGGTGTTTCTGACGAAGCTATTAAAAGGCTAATGGCGTATGATTGGCCCGGGAATGTCAGGGAGCTCGAAAATGTCCTTGGACGTGCAATCATATTTTTGAGTTACAGTGAAACAATCATCCGCATAGAGCATTTACCTGATTTGCCGAATAGTCAAGTGAAGGACAAGGATGATCACATAGGCGAATCAGGACCGGCTGATACTCTTGCAGTCCAGTTGGAAAAGTATGAGGCGAAGGTAATCAAGTCAACCCTCAATGCTGTGAATGGAAATAAAACCGCTGCAGCCAGAGCTTTAGGGGTATCGGTCAGAAATTTATATTATAAGCTCGAAAAATACCACATTGAAGCAAGTAGCATGCAATAA